Proteins found in one Acinetobacter sp. XH1741 genomic segment:
- a CDS encoding GntP family permease, whose amino-acid sequence MWELFVILLSLGLLMYTAYKGFSVILMAPICALLAVLLINPANVLPFYSGVFMPKMVNFIKDYFLVFLLGAIFGKVVEMSGIAESIARTIVRWIGAKKAILTVVLLGAILTYSGVSLFVAVFAIYPFANQLFRQANIPKRLIPGTIALGAFTFTMDALPGTPQIQNVIPTTFFGTNIYAAPFLGIIGAIFVLCMGLTYLEWRRRTAAKAGEGFSGFGIENMPSQETEADMNLQNNGSSARQFLAFVPLILVAVMNKYLSKAIKEWYPNGFDFATVGLADYTVDVAKTSAIWAVGLALIVGIIAAILFDYQRVVTNFKEGINASIGGSLLAVMNTASEYGFGAIIASLPGFALISHAMSSTFTNPLVNGAVTTTVLAGITGSASGGMSIALSAMAEHYNAAILAAGIPPEVMHRVVAMASGGMDTLPHNGAVITLLAVTGLTHKQSYKDIFAVTVIKTLAVFVVITVFTVTGIV is encoded by the coding sequence ATGTGGGAATTATTTGTAATTCTACTTTCACTTGGGCTGTTAATGTATACAGCTTACAAGGGCTTTTCAGTCATTCTCATGGCACCAATTTGTGCCTTACTTGCAGTTCTACTTATAAATCCAGCCAATGTTTTACCATTTTATTCAGGTGTTTTTATGCCCAAAATGGTGAACTTTATTAAAGATTATTTTCTTGTCTTTTTGCTTGGCGCAATTTTCGGTAAAGTCGTTGAAATGTCAGGAATTGCTGAGTCTATCGCTCGAACTATTGTAAGATGGATTGGAGCAAAGAAAGCAATTTTAACGGTTGTATTGCTAGGTGCAATTTTAACCTATAGCGGTGTAAGTTTATTTGTTGCTGTATTTGCCATTTATCCTTTTGCAAACCAGCTTTTTAGACAAGCTAATATTCCAAAACGTTTAATTCCGGGAACTATCGCGCTTGGTGCATTTACCTTTACTATGGATGCCTTGCCAGGTACGCCTCAAATTCAAAATGTAATTCCAACCACATTCTTTGGTACAAACATTTATGCCGCACCTTTCTTGGGAATTATTGGTGCTATTTTTGTTCTATGCATGGGTTTAACCTACTTAGAATGGCGTCGCCGTACTGCTGCAAAAGCGGGTGAAGGGTTCTCTGGTTTTGGTATAGAAAATATGCCGTCTCAAGAAACTGAAGCCGATATGAATTTGCAAAACAATGGAAGCTCCGCTCGTCAGTTTTTAGCGTTTGTACCGCTTATTCTTGTTGCAGTAATGAACAAATATTTGTCTAAAGCAATCAAAGAGTGGTATCCAAATGGCTTTGATTTTGCCACCGTTGGTTTAGCAGATTACACCGTAGATGTTGCCAAAACTAGTGCGATCTGGGCGGTTGGCCTTGCGCTTATTGTGGGAATTATTGCTGCAATTTTATTTGATTATCAGCGTGTAGTAACTAATTTTAAAGAAGGTATTAATGCAAGTATTGGTGGCTCACTTTTAGCAGTAATGAATACAGCTTCTGAGTATGGTTTTGGTGCGATTATTGCCTCACTACCGGGCTTTGCTTTAATTAGCCATGCAATGAGCAGCACTTTCACAAATCCTTTAGTGAATGGGGCAGTGACAACAACCGTTTTAGCAGGTATTACCGGTTCAGCTTCTGGCGGTATGAGTATCGCTTTGAGTGCAATGGCTGAACATTATAACGCCGCGATTTTAGCTGCTGGTATTCCACCAGAAGTTATGCACCGTGTGGTTGCGATGGCCTCAGGTGGTATGGATACCTTACCGCACAACGGTGCCGTTATTACTTTACTTGCTGTTACAGGGTTAACCCATAAACAATCGTATAAAGATATTTTTGCAGTTACGGTAATTAAAACATTAGCTGTATTTGTGGTGATTACGGTCTTTACCGTAACGGGTATTGTTTAA
- a CDS encoding BLUF domain-containing protein yields the protein MSLIGFMYASKTNSEHSQVKQDLIDILTEAVRFNSYNDITGVLYYGNGYFLQYLEGEKEQVESLFYNSILKDSRHQNCEIIFSEPSEQRLFKHWSMKFAPINTKIKDFFFQHHVDEFNPYLLNTTSIPSFIELLVDQPNLKADQYQI from the coding sequence ATGAGTTTAATAGGCTTTATGTATGCAAGTAAAACCAATAGTGAACATAGTCAAGTAAAACAAGATTTAATTGATATCCTCACAGAAGCAGTCAGATTCAACTCTTATAATGATATTACGGGAGTACTTTACTATGGTAATGGGTATTTCTTGCAGTATTTAGAGGGCGAGAAAGAACAGGTTGAATCGCTGTTTTATAATTCAATTTTAAAAGATTCGCGACATCAGAACTGCGAAATCATCTTTTCGGAACCATCCGAGCAGCGGTTATTTAAGCATTGGAGTATGAAATTTGCTCCTATAAATACGAAAATAAAAGATTTCTTTTTTCAACATCATGTTGATGAGTTTAACCCGTATTTGCTTAATACTACCTCAATTCCATCTTTTATTGAACTGCTTGTAGATCAACCAAATCTTAAAGCTGATCAATATCAAATTTAA
- a CDS encoding 3-hydroxybutyrate dehydrogenase, translated as MTKILDGKVAFITGSASGIGLEIAKKFAQEGAKIVISDMNAEKCQETANSLKEQGFDALSAPCDVTDEDAYKQAIELTKKTFGTVDILINNAGFQHVAPIEEFPTAVYQKLIQVMLTGSFIGIKHVFPIMKAQKSGRIINMASINGLIGFAGKAGYNSAKHGVIGLTKVAALECARDGITVNALCPGYVDTPLVRGQIADLAKTRNVSLDSALEDVILAMVPQKRLLSVEEIADYAIFLASDKAGGVTGQAVVMDGGYTAQ; from the coding sequence ATGACGAAAATTTTAGACGGTAAAGTCGCTTTTATTACAGGTTCTGCAAGTGGTATCGGTCTAGAAATTGCCAAGAAATTTGCTCAAGAAGGTGCAAAAATTGTCATTTCAGATATGAATGCCGAAAAGTGTCAAGAAACAGCGAACTCCCTTAAAGAGCAAGGTTTTGATGCACTATCTGCACCCTGTGATGTAACCGATGAAGATGCTTATAAACAAGCAATTGAACTCACTAAAAAGACCTTTGGAACAGTTGATATCTTAATTAATAACGCTGGTTTCCAACACGTTGCACCTATCGAAGAATTTCCAACTGCTGTTTACCAGAAACTGATTCAAGTCATGCTCACAGGCTCTTTTATTGGTATTAAACATGTCTTTCCAATCATGAAGGCTCAAAAGTCTGGTCGTATTATTAATATGGCTTCAATTAATGGCTTAATTGGCTTTGCTGGGAAAGCTGGTTATAACAGTGCTAAACATGGCGTAATTGGTTTAACAAAAGTTGCGGCATTGGAATGCGCACGTGATGGTATTACGGTAAATGCTTTATGTCCAGGCTATGTGGATACACCACTGGTTCGTGGTCAAATTGCAGATTTGGCTAAAACTCGTAATGTGAGTTTAGATAGTGCTCTTGAAGATGTAATTTTGGCCATGGTTCCTCAAAAGCGTTTGTTGTCTGTTGAAGAAATTGCTGATTATGCGATTTTCCTTGCAAGTGA